The Sphingopyxis sp. BE259 nucleotide sequence AAATTGGTTTCCATCCCGGCCTTTTGCAGGAAGGGCGTCAGCAGGAAACCCGACAACGACCACGTCAGTCCGAACGCGCGGTTGAGAACCGTTGGCCCCAAGTCGAGCGCGCCATAGATATAGACCTGCTTGAACGTATCCGATCCATAGCGGCTGTATGTCGTCATCCGCTTCACCGCGGCAACTTCCATGGCCGACAGGATCTGACCCGCCAGCTTGCCACCGCCGATCGCATCGAAACCGATCGTCGCACCGGTTGCGACGATCGCGGCGACCAGTTGGTCGATGAAATCGTCGGCGCTGCTGTTGACGATATGCGTCGCGCCGATGGCCTTCAGGATGTCGACCTGCGCATCGCTGCGGACGATGTTGACCAGCGGAATGCCGTCCTTGGCACAAATCTTGACCAGCATCTGGCCAAGGTTCGACGCCGCCGCGGTATGGACGATCGCGCTGTGCCCCTCATTCTTCATGGTTTCGGTGAACGCCAGGCTTGTGAGCGGATTAACGAAGCACGACGCCCCGTCTTTCGGGTCGGTGCCGCCGGGCAGCGCCATGCACATCTGCGCGGGCAGGCAGCGATATTCGGCATAGATTTCGCCGCCAATCAACGCGACGGTCTTGCCAAGCAGCGCCTGTGCCTCGGGCGAATCGCCCGCCGCGACGACGGTGCCGCACCCTTCGTTACCGATCGCCAGCGCCTCGCCGATCCGGCCCGTCATCGCGCGCATCCCGGCAGGTGGAATGTCGGCGGTGATCACCGGCAAGCCGTCGCGGGTCGATGCGCGCGCCGTCGACATGTCGGCGCCGCCGAACAGCAGGCCCAGGTCCGACGGGTTGATCGGGGTGGCGAGGATCTTGACCAGAACCTCGTGGGCTTTCGGCGTCGGCATCGCTCGCCGTTCGAGCGACACTTCCAGCTCGCCTTCGGGTTTGACCAAGGTCAGCATTGTCAGGTTGGTATCAGGCAGGTCGGTCATTGCGGGTCTCCCGTCGCTTTTCGGTTTCTCGATGCAACGGATTAGGCGAGGCAAGCCACCATGACAATGGTCGCCACGCGCCTTTCTTGCCCCCGTTCGTGTCGAGCGAGGTCGAGACACCCATCAGGAGCGCGCGACCTCAAGGCATCTCGACTTCGCTCGATGCGAACGGGAATTGAAAGCCGCCTGTTACACGCCTGCTGAATATTCCGCCGCCACCCGCAAAACTTCATCCGCCAACTCCGTTCGGCAAATCAGCAAATCCGGCAAATAAGTGTCCGCCGCGTTATACCGGATCGCCGACCCATCGACGCGGCTGACGTGCAGCCCCGCCGCCTGCGCCACCGCGACCGGCGCGCAATTGTCCCATTCATACTGGCCGCCGGTGTGGAGGTAGATGTCGGCCTCGCCGCGCACCACAGCCATCGCCTTGGCGCCCGCCGATCCCATCGCGAGCAGCTCGGCACCCATCCGCTCCGCCACGAAAACGGCTTCGGCGGCAGGACGCGTCCGGCTGACGAGCATTTTCGGCGGCAGGTTTGCGGGCCGAAGCGGCATCGGTGCCCCCGAAGTCAGCGTGATCCCCAGCCCCGGCAACGCGACCGCGCCGACCGTCGCGACGCCATCGATCGCCAGCGCGACATGCACCGCCCAGTCGTCCCGACCTTCGCCATATTCGCGCGTACCGTCGAGCGGGTCGATGATCCACACCCGGCGGTGCGCCAGCCGCGCGGCGCTGTCCTTCTCTTCTTCGGACAGGATCGCATCGTCGGGGCGCGCCGCGCGCAATTTGCGGCACAGCATCGCATTAGCCGCCTCATCGCCCGCCTGCCCCAGCGCCTTGCCGTCCAGCCCCTCCGCCCGCAGCGCCAGCAGCATCGCGCCCGCGTCGGTCGCAAGCCGTTCGGCGAGTTGCTCGTCGCTTTCGGTC carries:
- a CDS encoding 3'(2'),5'-bisphosphate nucleotidase CysQ, whose protein sequence is MTESDEQLAERLATDAGAMLLALRAEGLDGKALGQAGDEAANAMLCRKLRAARPDDAILSEEEKDSAARLAHRRVWIIDPLDGTREYGEGRDDWAVHVALAIDGVATVGAVALPGLGITLTSGAPMPLRPANLPPKMLVSRTRPAAEAVFVAERMGAELLAMGSAGAKAMAVVRGEADIYLHTGGQYEWDNCAPVAVAQAAGLHVSRVDGSAIRYNAADTYLPDLLICRTELADEVLRVAAEYSAGV
- a CDS encoding zinc-binding dehydrogenase translates to MTDLPDTNLTMLTLVKPEGELEVSLERRAMPTPKAHEVLVKILATPINPSDLGLLFGGADMSTARASTRDGLPVITADIPPAGMRAMTGRIGEALAIGNEGCGTVVAAGDSPEAQALLGKTVALIGGEIYAEYRCLPAQMCMALPGGTDPKDGASCFVNPLTSLAFTETMKNEGHSAIVHTAAASNLGQMLVKICAKDGIPLVNIVRSDAQVDILKAIGATHIVNSSADDFIDQLVAAIVATGATIGFDAIGGGKLAGQILSAMEVAAVKRMTTYSRYGSDTFKQVYIYGALDLGPTVLNRAFGLTWSLSGFLLTPFLQKAGMETNLRLRKRVVDELTSTFKSHYSHEISLTDALSLDVANAYNAKRTGEKYLIRP